A genomic stretch from Embleya scabrispora includes:
- a CDS encoding ABC transporter permease: MTTADPTTRVAPASRTRYRIGPRGIRLASPGAVLAASWLAVVVLAAIVVPMLPGCDPLRADFTHPSAPPGPGHWFGTDDTGRDVLVRTAAGARASFGVAALTVSVGLVVGGALGIASGWFGGWADRVIGFATDLLMSVPALILVMIVVTLRGPSLPVIGGLIGLFTVPSFTRVTRAGALSLKERGFVQAARMIGTAPGRILRREILPNIAPAALSFAFTATTAAIVAEGALSFLGFGLRPPAPSWGGIIAQGRITLGSAPWISLIPAGVLCLTVLALNHLGESLRSGSPKESPR, translated from the coding sequence ATGACCACCGCTGACCCGACCACCCGCGTCGCCCCGGCCTCCCGCACGCGGTACCGCATCGGGCCGCGCGGCATCCGCCTCGCCTCCCCGGGGGCGGTGCTCGCCGCGAGTTGGCTCGCCGTCGTGGTGCTCGCGGCGATCGTGGTGCCGATGTTGCCGGGCTGCGACCCGCTGCGCGCCGACTTCACCCACCCCTCCGCGCCGCCCGGGCCGGGCCACTGGTTCGGCACCGACGACACCGGCCGCGACGTCCTGGTCCGTACCGCCGCCGGGGCCCGCGCGTCCTTCGGCGTCGCCGCGCTGACCGTCTCCGTCGGTCTGGTCGTCGGCGGGGCGCTGGGTATCGCGTCCGGCTGGTTCGGCGGGTGGGCCGACCGCGTCATCGGCTTCGCCACCGACCTGTTGATGTCGGTACCCGCGCTGATCCTCGTGATGATCGTGGTCACCCTGCGCGGCCCGAGCCTGCCGGTGATCGGCGGCCTGATCGGACTGTTCACCGTGCCGTCGTTCACCCGCGTCACCCGCGCCGGCGCACTGTCCCTGAAGGAACGCGGATTCGTCCAGGCCGCCCGGATGATCGGCACCGCCCCCGGACGCATCCTGCGGCGCGAGATCCTGCCGAACATCGCCCCCGCCGCGCTGTCGTTCGCGTTCACCGCGACGACCGCGGCCATCGTCGCCGAGGGCGCGCTCAGCTTCCTCGGCTTCGGCCTGCGTCCGCCGGCGCCCTCGTGGGGCGGCATCATCGCGCAGGGACGCATCACCCTGGGCAGCGCGCCGTGGATCTCGCTGATCCCCGCCGGCGTGTTGTGCCTGACCGTATTGGCGCTGAACCACCTGGGCGAGAGCCTGCGTTCCGGCTCTCCGAAGGAGTCCCCCCGATGA
- a CDS encoding ABC transporter ATP-binding protein, with translation MTVTTPTAGPGAAASHHPTPVLRVEALDVVIHPAHGRPLHVLHDVHLHIDAGECLGVVGESGSGKSVLSRTILGVPGRGTRVARTGRVRLHDEDILDMDARRRAGLPGAEIAMVHQDPMTSLNPVVRIADQVTEALTARRRLRRRERYRTAAELLAAVDVPDPEGRARAYPHELSGGLRQRVGIAAALAGEPALLLADEPTTALDVTVQRTVLDLLDRHRAERGLATLLITHDIGLLFGRARRIAVMYAGHIVETGRTEDVTDRPAHPYTAALLRSVPRVTGPLRRTLPTIPGAPPDLTRPRTGCPFAPRCDRASEQCTRATPPVHHAGAGHTASCFHPLSHPDADPQGASAAPNPAPRKATS, from the coding sequence ATGACCGTCACGACTCCCACCGCCGGGCCGGGCGCCGCCGCGTCGCACCACCCGACCCCCGTGTTGCGCGTCGAAGCGCTCGACGTCGTCATCCACCCCGCCCACGGCCGTCCGCTGCACGTGCTGCACGACGTACACCTGCACATCGACGCGGGGGAATGCCTGGGCGTGGTCGGCGAGAGCGGATCGGGCAAGTCCGTGCTGAGCCGCACCATCCTCGGCGTGCCCGGACGCGGCACCCGCGTCGCCCGCACCGGCCGTGTGCGCCTGCACGACGAGGACATCCTCGACATGGACGCGCGCCGCCGCGCCGGGCTCCCGGGCGCCGAGATCGCCATGGTCCACCAGGATCCGATGACCTCGCTCAACCCCGTCGTGCGGATCGCCGACCAGGTGACCGAGGCGCTGACCGCGCGCCGCCGACTGCGCCGGCGCGAGCGGTACCGCACCGCGGCCGAACTGCTCGCCGCCGTCGACGTGCCCGACCCCGAAGGCCGGGCCCGCGCCTACCCGCACGAACTCTCCGGCGGCCTGCGCCAGCGGGTGGGCATCGCCGCCGCGCTCGCCGGCGAACCCGCGCTGCTGCTCGCCGACGAACCCACCACCGCCCTCGACGTCACCGTCCAGCGCACCGTGCTGGACCTCCTTGACCGCCACCGGGCCGAACGCGGCCTGGCCACCCTGCTGATCACCCATGACATCGGGTTGCTGTTCGGCCGCGCCCGCCGGATCGCCGTGATGTACGCCGGGCACATCGTCGAGACCGGCCGCACCGAGGACGTCACCGACCGGCCGGCGCACCCGTACACCGCCGCCCTCCTGCGCAGCGTCCCGCGCGTCACCGGCCCGCTGCGGCGCACCCTGCCGACCATCCCCGGTGCCCCGCCCGACCTGACCCGCCCGCGCACCGGCTGCCCGTTCGCGCCGCGCTGCGACCGCGCGAGCGAGCAGTGCACGCGGGCGACGCCGCCCGTACACCACGCCGGGGCCGGCCACACCGCGTCGTGCTTCCACCCGCTGTCGCACCCCGACGCCGACCCGCAGGGGGCGTCCGCGGCCCCGAACCCCGCCCCGCGAAAGGCCACTTCGTGA
- a CDS encoding ABC transporter ATP-binding protein, which produces MTAVLQASDLSVVHRTRSGPLYAVSDVSLTLHRSRTLALVGESGSGKSSIAKAILHLPAPTRGTVTVDGVDLAGLTPRALRAFRPRVQMVFQDPLSSLNPRRRVRDIVAEALDAHPGTARTVDREARVRELLDAVGLSPDTFADRLPAQLSGGQAQRVAIARALAAEPHVLIADEAVSALDVSAQATVLNLLRRLTETLGLAGLFISHDLGVVRAVSDDVAVLYLGRVCEQGPTEDLLAAPAHPYTAALLAAVPEPGRALGDGHLLAVDPPSPLNPPSGCRFRTRCPYASAVCAEREPAMRVVAERRAVACHHPLPPFAAPATDDPTGHRPDHSIQHED; this is translated from the coding sequence GTGACCGCCGTCCTCCAGGCGAGCGACCTGAGCGTGGTGCACCGCACCCGTTCGGGGCCGCTGTACGCCGTCAGCGACGTCAGCCTGACCCTGCATCGGAGCCGCACCCTCGCCCTGGTCGGCGAGTCCGGTTCCGGGAAGAGCAGCATCGCCAAGGCGATCCTGCACCTGCCCGCGCCCACCCGGGGCACCGTCACCGTCGACGGCGTCGACCTGGCCGGGCTGACCCCGCGCGCGCTGCGGGCGTTTCGCCCCCGCGTGCAGATGGTCTTCCAGGACCCGCTGTCCTCGCTCAACCCGCGTCGCCGGGTGCGCGACATCGTCGCCGAGGCCCTCGACGCCCACCCCGGCACCGCCCGCACCGTCGACCGCGAGGCCCGGGTCCGCGAACTCCTGGACGCCGTCGGCCTGTCCCCCGACACCTTCGCCGACCGTCTCCCCGCGCAGCTGTCCGGCGGCCAGGCGCAGCGGGTGGCCATCGCCCGGGCGCTGGCGGCCGAGCCGCACGTGCTGATCGCCGACGAGGCCGTCTCCGCGCTCGACGTGTCCGCCCAGGCCACCGTGCTCAACCTGCTGCGGCGCCTCACCGAAACCCTCGGCCTGGCCGGGTTGTTCATCTCACACGATCTGGGCGTGGTGCGCGCCGTGAGCGACGATGTCGCGGTGCTCTACCTCGGGCGGGTATGCGAACAGGGACCGACGGAGGACCTGTTGGCCGCACCGGCGCATCCGTACACCGCCGCGCTGCTCGCCGCCGTGCCCGAACCCGGGCGGGCGCTCGGCGACGGGCACCTGCTCGCGGTCGATCCGCCGTCCCCGCTGAACCCGCCGTCCGGCTGCCGGTTCCGCACCCGCTGCCCGTACGCGAGCGCGGTGTGCGCGGAGAGGGAACCGGCGATGCGCGTCGTCGCCGAGCGGCGCGCCGTCGCCTGCCACCACCCGCTGCCGCCCTTTGCCGCCCCGGCCACCGACGACCCCACCGGGCACCGCCCCGACCACTCCATCCAGCACGAGGACTGA
- a CDS encoding glycoside hydrolase family 3 protein — protein sequence MLRTLRHHDGTPFRDLNHNGTMEPYEDPRLPIDERVADLLGRMTLEEKAGLMCCGRMIPGNGARVPTGAELIGERGVNTFGLTAMPSPVETARWNNHVQDLAAATRLGIPVTLASDPRHGFTENPATAFTGGAFSRGPEPIGLAATDDPALVEEYAAAIAAELRAVGVRVAIHPMADLATEPRKPRTSGTFGEDADRAGRILAAYIRGMQGERWGRDSVACMTKHFPGGGPQEGGEDPHFAYGTRAVYPGGNLDYHLKPFEAAFEVGTAQVMTCYSIPTGTALAEVGSSFNRDVLTGLLRERYGFDGVVCSDFNVLTGMEIPGLVALPPRNWGVEHLTVAEQAVLMLHAGVDQFGGETRSDLIVDAVRSGAVDEARIDASARRILRDKFRLGLFDDPYVDPEAAERVVGHPARVELGRRVQRRSLVRLTGEPFADTPGRRLYVENIDPEVAARYGTVVERVEDADLAVVRIDAPYEAREGLLERHFHAGSLDFPAAEAERLRALCATVPTTVGVFLDRAAILTPLAECAAALLADFGADDDLVLDAAFGRAPTPGTLPFDLPSSMEAVRDSREDVPFDTRDPLFRCGHPHTTR from the coding sequence ATGCTCCGGACTCTGCGCCACCACGACGGCACCCCCTTCCGCGACCTCAACCACAACGGGACCATGGAGCCCTACGAGGACCCCCGGCTCCCGATCGACGAGCGGGTCGCCGACCTGCTGGGGCGGATGACGCTGGAGGAGAAGGCCGGGCTGATGTGTTGCGGCCGGATGATCCCCGGCAACGGCGCCCGGGTCCCCACCGGGGCCGAGCTGATCGGCGAACGCGGTGTCAACACCTTCGGGTTGACCGCCATGCCCTCGCCGGTCGAGACGGCCCGGTGGAACAACCACGTGCAGGACCTGGCCGCCGCGACCCGCCTGGGCATCCCCGTCACGCTCGCCTCCGACCCGCGCCACGGCTTCACCGAGAACCCGGCCACCGCGTTCACCGGCGGCGCGTTCAGCCGAGGGCCCGAACCGATCGGCCTCGCGGCCACCGACGATCCCGCGCTCGTCGAGGAGTACGCCGCCGCGATCGCGGCCGAACTGCGCGCGGTGGGTGTGCGGGTCGCGATCCACCCGATGGCCGACCTCGCCACCGAGCCCCGCAAGCCGCGCACGAGCGGCACCTTCGGCGAGGACGCCGACCGGGCCGGACGCATCCTGGCCGCCTACATCCGGGGCATGCAGGGCGAGCGATGGGGCCGGGACAGTGTGGCCTGCATGACCAAACACTTCCCCGGCGGCGGGCCGCAGGAGGGCGGCGAGGACCCGCACTTCGCCTACGGCACCCGCGCCGTCTATCCGGGCGGCAACCTCGACTACCACCTGAAGCCCTTCGAGGCCGCCTTCGAGGTCGGCACCGCGCAGGTCATGACGTGCTACTCGATCCCGACGGGCACCGCGCTCGCCGAGGTCGGCTCCTCGTTCAACCGCGACGTGCTGACCGGGCTGCTGCGCGAGCGGTACGGCTTCGACGGCGTGGTGTGCAGCGACTTCAACGTACTCACCGGCATGGAGATCCCCGGCCTCGTCGCGCTGCCGCCGCGCAACTGGGGCGTCGAACACCTCACCGTCGCCGAGCAGGCGGTGCTGATGCTGCACGCGGGCGTGGACCAGTTCGGCGGGGAGACCCGATCCGACCTGATCGTCGACGCGGTACGCTCCGGCGCCGTCGACGAGGCGCGGATCGACGCGTCGGCCCGGCGCATCCTGCGCGACAAGTTCCGCCTCGGCCTGTTCGACGACCCGTACGTCGACCCCGAGGCCGCCGAGCGGGTGGTCGGCCATCCCGCGCGCGTCGAACTCGGCCGCCGGGTGCAGCGGCGCTCCCTGGTCCGGCTCACCGGGGAGCCGTTCGCGGACACGCCTGGGCGCCGGCTGTACGTGGAGAACATCGACCCCGAAGTCGCCGCCCGCTACGGCACGGTGGTCGAGCGGGTCGAGGACGCGGATCTGGCGGTGGTCCGGATCGACGCCCCGTACGAGGCCCGCGAGGGCCTGCTGGAACGCCACTTCCACGCCGGATCGCTCGACTTCCCCGCCGCCGAGGCCGAACGCCTGCGCGCACTGTGCGCGACCGTGCCGACCACCGTCGGCGTCTTCCTGGACCGCGCCGCGATCCTCACCCCGCTCGCCGAGTGCGCCGCCGCCCTGCTCGCCGACTTCGGCGCCGACGACGACCTGGTCCTGGACGCGGCCTTCGGCCGGGCCCCGACGCCCGGCACGCTGCCGTTCGACCTGCCGTCGTCGATGGAGGCCGTGCGCGACTCGCGCGAGGACGTGCCCTTCGACACCCGCGACCCGCTGTTCCGCTGCGGCCACCCGCACACGACACGCTGA
- a CDS encoding MFS transporter codes for MVPTLAFGGVLMALMQTVIVPLLPALPGDTGSSPGTVSWMLTATLLSGAVLNPVLGRAGDMYGRRRILVAALVGMTVGSALCALTTDIGVLITARALQGTAAAVVPLATGILREELPPHRVGSAVALMSSTVGIGAAAGLPLASIVVRHADWHVLFWVTTGLGALGAGLSWWVLPRSSARTPGRFDVVGALLLTTGLVGVLLAVSKGGDWGWTSPAVLGVGAGGVLVLPLWGRHQLRSREPLVDLRLAARRTVLLPHLAALVTGFAFYANWLATVQLVQAPEGTGYGLGASALVASLCLLPGGVAMVVMSPVSARLSAARGARLTLVAGALGIAGAYVVRVFTSEQMWTITAGATMCSIGTGLVYSALPTLVIQAVPAAQTAAATGLNVLMRTIGQALCSTVVAVVLTTVTTTVPADPGDATGGTYASLDAYRIVFALAAAAALAAALTAAAIPRTATPPSAGPGTREAARRASRTLS; via the coding sequence ATGGTGCCGACCCTGGCCTTCGGCGGCGTCCTGATGGCGCTCATGCAGACGGTGATCGTGCCGCTGCTGCCCGCACTGCCCGGCGACACCGGGTCCTCGCCGGGCACGGTGAGTTGGATGCTGACCGCGACGCTGCTCTCCGGCGCGGTGCTCAACCCGGTCCTCGGGCGGGCCGGCGACATGTACGGCAGACGCCGCATCCTGGTCGCCGCGCTCGTGGGAATGACCGTGGGTTCGGCACTGTGCGCGCTGACCACCGACATCGGCGTCCTGATCACCGCGCGGGCGCTCCAGGGGACCGCCGCCGCGGTGGTGCCGCTGGCCACCGGCATCCTGCGCGAGGAACTGCCGCCGCACCGGGTCGGTTCGGCGGTCGCGCTGATGAGTTCGACGGTGGGCATCGGGGCGGCGGCCGGGCTGCCGCTGGCGTCGATCGTGGTGCGGCACGCGGACTGGCACGTGTTGTTCTGGGTGACCACCGGCCTGGGCGCGCTGGGTGCGGGGCTCTCGTGGTGGGTACTGCCGCGCTCGTCGGCCCGCACACCGGGTCGGTTCGACGTGGTCGGCGCGCTGCTGCTGACCACGGGACTGGTGGGCGTACTGCTCGCGGTGTCCAAGGGCGGCGACTGGGGGTGGACGAGCCCGGCGGTGCTCGGCGTCGGGGCGGGCGGCGTACTCGTCCTGCCGCTGTGGGGCCGGCATCAGCTGCGGTCGCGCGAGCCGCTGGTGGACCTGCGCCTGGCGGCCCGCCGTACCGTGCTGCTGCCGCATCTGGCGGCGCTGGTGACCGGATTCGCCTTCTACGCCAACTGGCTGGCCACCGTGCAACTGGTCCAGGCGCCCGAGGGCACCGGATACGGCTTGGGCGCGTCCGCGCTGGTGGCGAGCCTGTGCCTGCTGCCCGGCGGGGTGGCGATGGTGGTGATGTCGCCGGTGTCGGCCCGGTTGTCCGCCGCACGCGGGGCGCGCCTGACGCTGGTGGCCGGGGCGCTGGGAATTGCCGGCGCCTACGTGGTGCGGGTGTTCACCAGTGAGCAGATGTGGACGATCACGGCCGGGGCGACGATGTGTTCGATCGGGACCGGGCTGGTGTACTCGGCGCTGCCGACCCTGGTGATCCAGGCGGTGCCGGCGGCGCAGACGGCGGCGGCGACCGGCCTGAACGTGCTGATGCGCACCATCGGCCAGGCCCTGTGCAGCACGGTGGTCGCCGTCGTGCTGACCACGGTGACCACGACGGTGCCGGCGGACCCGGGAGACGCGACGGGCGGCACCTACGCCTCGCTCGACGCGTACCGCATCGTCTTCGCCCTCGCCGCCGCCGCGGCCCTCGCGGCGGCACTGACCGCGGCGGCCATCCCGCGCACCGCGACACCGCCCTCCGCCGGGCCCGGGACGCGCGAGGCCGCCCGCCGCGCGTCCCGAACCCTGTCTTGA